The Lathyrus oleraceus cultivar Zhongwan6 chromosome 5, CAAS_Psat_ZW6_1.0, whole genome shotgun sequence genome includes the window ttagacctttcctcgatcctgaagtcttgtagtaattgctatttccgttttatgcaggtattttgataaacatcgatcatattcaaatgcatatatcaattcagattaaatcaatggacgtttatgcaagcaaaatagagaaagtaaaacaaagcatctttttggaaatgaaattgtattgattttgaaagagggcctataaacaggcaatttgagcacaaggagacaaaaatcttagtaagaggaaatcgtcgaGACAACAAAGAAAAGCTATTATTGATTTTAACTCtgccactgtcattatgtcttcaagcatctcatctcctactgtcggatagaagtgattggcttgttcagtcccttgaacttggatgaagctgtctgagaacgggacatagtcatacgcttttaatccctaaattttgcctggaccgccttttcaggttttcagtccaccaggatacccttttttgcccaagccgccttttcaggttttcgacttgccgggtgtacatttttacatgtttatccctaatttttgctcgaacccttttggttcgtcgggatgcccttacttttgcctaggtatgtcgacctagcgggcctcttttatgcgtagtattttttgactatgtctgcgttcacgggatgtgggaagtcctcgccatccattgtggcgagtatcatggctccaccagagaataccttcttaactacaaatggcccttcgtatgtgggagtccatttgcccctgggatcactttgtggtagaatgatacgcttgatcaccaagtcgccgttttgatacacccgtctcctgacctttttgttgaatgcctgggtcatgcgcttctgatatatctacccatgacaaacaaccgcaagtctcttttcatcaatcaaatttatctgatcgagtcgagtctgaatccattcatcctcgtctaaacctgcctctttcatgattcttagagagggaatctgaacttccacaggtaagacgacttccattccgtagactaaagagaagggagttgcccctgtcgaagttcgtactgaagtgcgataaccatgaagagcaaatggtaacatttcatgccagtctttgtacgtcactgtcatcttttgtataatcttcttaatattcttattaacagcctccacggcgccgttcatctttggccggtacggagaagagttatggtgtcttatcttgaactgcgtgcagagttcagtaatcatcttgttgttcaaattagtgccattgtcagtgataaccctttcagggatgccgtatcgacaaatgagattattcttgatgaatcgtgccaccacattcttggtgacagaagcaaatgaggctgcctctacccactttgtaaagtaatcaatagcaacgaggatgaaacgatgtccattagaagcattaggtttaatctctccaatcatatcaatgccccacattgcaaagggccaaggtgttgtcaacacgttcaatggagcaggaggcacatgtactttatccgcatagatctggcacttgtgacaagttctggagtgatggtggcaatcagcttccatggtagaccaataataccctgatctcagaatcttcttggccatcgtatgtccactagagtgagtcccaaaaatatcgtcatgcatgtcttccataatcttttctgcttcctttttatccacacagcgaagcaaagtcgaatcatgattacgtttgtataatattccattactcaaaaagaatttagcggagaacttcctcagaaattttctgtcattgatggatgccccttcagggtattcttgagcttctaaatatctttttacttcgtggaaccaaggtttctcttctactttatcagtgttaagttcataacaatatgctggttcatctaatcgttcaatggtgatcatgggagcttcattgtcccatctgactctgaacatagatgacatggtagccaatgcgtctgccaactgattctcctctcgtggaatatgttcgaatgtaatctcttcaaaatatgggattaatgccaacacccgctctcgataagggatgagattcggatgtttagtgtcccatgctcctttgatctgactgattaccaaggctgagtctccgtacacactcaaaaacttgattctcaggtctatagcagctctgagtcccaaaatacatgcttcatactcggccatattgttggtacaatcaaaacatagtctagcagtgaaaggcgtatggcaacccttgggggaaatgattacaacaccaacaccattgcccaatgcattagaagatccatcaaaaaccatagtccatcgggatcccagttcgggtccttcatccggtccaggttcttcataatcagtaacaagcatgacatcctcatttgggaactcaaaattcatagattggtaatcatctactgcttgatgagccaatgatcagctagcacgcttcctttgattgctttctgggtagtatactggatatcatactctgttaaaatcatctgccatcttgctattctcccggagagggcaggtttctcaaatatatatttgataggatccatcttagaaatcaataaagtggtatgattcaacatatactgtcttagtcgacgagcagcccaagccaaagcacaacaagttttctcgagcaatgagtatcttgtttcacagtcggtaaactttttgctaaggtagtatatggcatgctcttttcgaccagactcgtcatgttgccccaacacacaccccattgaactttctaacacggtcaaatacatgattagaggtcttccttcaactgggGGCATGaaaattggaggttcttggagatacttcttgattttgtcaaaagcttcttgacattcatcattccatatcatctcttgatttttcctcagtaacttgaaaatgggtttgcaagtagcggtcaaatgggagataaaccgggcaatgtaattcaaacgtcccaagaaacctctgacttctttatctgtacggggaactggcatttcttgaatagctctcaccttagccgggtcaacctcaattcctttactactgacaataaagcccaagagtttaccggatcttactccaaaggtgcatttgttcgggttcaatctcaacttgtacctcttcaacctctcaaacagtttgtataaatgatcgagatgttcttcttcagtatgagatctggctatcatgtcatccacatatacctctatttcatgatggatcatatcatggaacaaaaccaccatagcacactggtatgttgccccggcgttcttcaacccgaatggcattactttgtaacaaaaagtaccccattgcgtcacaaacgtagttttctccatgtcttcaggcgccatcttgatctggttataacccgagaatccatccatgaaggagagTACCTtatgttgagcggtgttatctaccagaacatcaatgtgcggaagtggaaagtcgtctttgggactcgctttattcagatctctgtaatctacacacattcgcaccttaccatccttcttcggcactggtaccacattagcaacccattgaggataagaagtaacagctagaaaaccggcattaaactgtttcataacttcggctttgatcTTCTCGGAtatttcaggacgcatgcgacgaaccttttgtttaacaggacgacaatcttccttcatcggtaaacgatgcactactatatcagtatccagtcctggcatgtcttcgtacgaccaagcaaaaatctaaatatagtcatgtaacatctgaatcaatctttccttgacactgcttcccaagcctgctcctattttgacttctttcttgtctactttagtgcccagatttacaatttcgattgattcttcatgcggctgtatagtcttttcttcttgcagtaccagtctggtaagctcttcaggtacttcacaatattcctcacttccatcctcgatttggtagatcggattttcgaagtcataattaacagtagcaaaaatattatcaacaggatccagagtgggtatggatctgcaattcgttacgtgagtgtgtgtaagaaaacatagcttgttcGAAAGATGATAGGAAcgataaagagcgcaatatttgaatgcaaaaaaaaggtccattgatttattgaatatgaatatgcttatgaagatgacaaaacccttaacaaattagctattgtgtcccgggcatagacacaattcttttaagaagttcaattataaaaattaaaaatttgcaacattaaaataggcaataacaattactcctgactaaaggaaatcgggatagtgtcttcagccttccaattattgagtccgtcaccagTTGTTGtgaaaatccagctatccaagtcacaatcgctatcagcatcttctacaacattaatttgatcttggaccatcttttcagagttaaaccCCAGACCAGACTTGTCGGATTTGTACGGTAagttgatcagttgaccccaaccagtacgaccatcgttttcaaccacggcttgagcatctttcagagaaatcatagcaggaggggcatgaataacctcgggcacaagggaagttggcttaaggacaggactggtcgggtgaaccatttcaaatgactgagagggagtctcaaagaattcgccatccatctcgacgtatctgaaggcctgcacactactgacaatatactcttcttctccacacacagtgacaatgttaccctctattggatacttcagcttttgatggagagatgaagctacgacacttgccccatgaatccaagggcgtcccagcaagcaggaataggcaggacggatgttcatcacgtgaaaggtagtgttgaagacttgaggtcctatcttgatagggagaaccacttcaccatggacaacacttttcgcaccgtcgtacgcacgcaccaccgtatcactaggtttcaattcgatgctcctacaatcaagtttatcgagcacagctatcggcagcacattcaaagaagagccattgtcgattaatacgtgagataaggtgatcccctcacactcaatggagatatgcagagctctattgtgattctttcctgctggtgtcagatcagcatcggaaaagcctaggccattgtcaacagccaggTTAGCgacatagttttcgaactgatcgacggaggtctcctagggtacatgagcagtcttcaagaatttaATCAATGCcttggcatgagattcagaagataataacaaggataacatcgagatcttagacggagtatgccccagctgttctaccacatcaaaatcactcttacggatgattttcagcatttcctccacttcctgctttgcaacatcttcagtagtaatttcgaccggtgtctttgactgagaagggttgatcactggttcctttcctcgagtttcaggggcgggaggtgagatttctggagagaagatccttccacttcgagtaactttactagtcccaataatgtcattaggattagcagaattaccaacttgctttacgccatggatgtaaacatcaccttcataattccaaggaatggctttgcttgaggaatacggtactgggccaggtgcagtaatgattaggggagctaccttgggctcagcagtaatcttcacaggtactctagtagcggtaatcttcattggaactttggacctagcaatcacagatatttcttcaacagggttctccaccttaggaatcttttcaaatagaattgtacggtcgtccatcagccgttggataccattcctcaattccaggcaatcattgggtcggagtacacaaagatcgcaattttcagcacaacctggaaataaaccagcttgcaataaattcttcttgatgatcaggagaggagatgttaagtctgctacagtagtaatgtgagaattgtcattcacaacattaacagtcttgtcatgattaggcataggtgcagtgatgacattgggagtctctggaggatcaaattcgatttccccagcgtcgatcatatcctgaatcttattcttcaacaaccagcaatcgtttgtatcatgcccggggctatcggagtgatatgcacacctggcgttgggattataacgaggagaagtagtgttgagattggcaggaggacctctgagggtaattaaatttgcctttagcataccctgcagtgcttgcgctaaagtcatattgatcttggtaaactgccttcttggcctgtcttgtctgtgctggaagttttgagctggcggtgctgcaattgtaactgctccaatggtatggtcacgatttttcttgttaggacccctttcaccgtacacagcatttgattcattctttccctgatgggtCTTTCTGGTGCTTGCGGAGGTAGCTTCCTGTATCTTTCCGCTTCGAATaccgctttcaacacgttcacctgtaAATATCAggtcagtgaaacccgatgaagaacttcccagtagatggctgtagaatggaccagtcagtgtacccatgaacatgtccactaattctcgatcagtcatagggggtttgactctgctagccaaatctctccattttgagcatattctttgaagctctctttagatcccatagtcatattctgcaactgtagccgagtaggtgccaattcagaattatactggtagtgcttgtagaaagctgtcgctaaatcagtccaggtgtggatgttagagctctcgagctgataataccactccaactgtgtgccagacagactctcttggaagaaatggatccatagtttcctatcagtggtatacggctgaatctttctcacgtaagctctcagatgcatccgaggacaagatgccccatcgtaTTTAGTGAACGTGGGGATCTTGAActtgcgaggaatgaccacatcagagactagacccaagctttcgaaatccagaccgggcgtcttctgaccctccatagctagcatacgttcttccagcaacttgtacttatcatcttttggagagtactgttcattttcataatcttcatcatCGTCCTCATGGTTGagaggatcagcattctcatcttccgaatcattttctgtctcctcttcttgatccttcggaagtctaatcttgactcctgcagcctgtcctttaagcctccttcccgggttaatgtaactcacaggtttcttgtctttcttcttctcgagcaagagagccttcagttcttcctgccccttggataagctcagcatcatctcctggaattgagcattctgagcctggagatctttgacagtttgttcgagagccatttttctgtttgcagtaggaagaccgtgagaacatagatcctttagaatacctgttatgcaatgttatgtcatgctatgcaatgtacgaaatgttttcaaggacttttggaatttaactttgcgtaaaccaccaagaaaggaacttttattaataatttgTTAATCAACGTTtattacaaaaaataataaaatacaataaaagctcaagtctcccagggacggcttcttttcgggcgaagatatgcattgagtcttcaTTCCTCATTAAGTTGGttggtgagctctaacactttcttcctttcagcacagaactgagcttcaaaagtatccctttcctctctcaactggatccaggatctcttcaactcttcaacatcagtaggcatatctggataaggaatgatctgagaagtacctccttcaacttctggttcaacaatcagcggtccgactgcaagatatggcatgccaatttcacgagctcttgcgcgtacccatctgagataaggttccataggaatagagttcTTCTGTCCTAAAAcgcttcttttcaccatgccccaagctcgcacaaatctttgacggagaccttgggagtcattgtcatagtcgaacacagtgccttggataattatttcatgtggaccatctcttcgagcacaatcaaactgacgtagggctaaagcaggattataagtaatacctcccctcattcccaggagtggtacgttagagaattctccacaacggtcaatgaggataacattttcttcgagatgaggacaccagcggatgtctgaatgggagagtgacattatcctttgagaccatttcaaattctgctcattcttcaagactgattgaggaaggtgcgaaataaaccacctagataataaaggtatgcaacacatgagagtcccttgccttttcatagtacgggtgtgaagggaatgcaaaatgtctccaagcaaggtaggcacagggttatgagtgagaaatatcttaatagcattcatgtctatgaattgatccgggttaggaaatagcaccaagCCATAtattagtaatgctaggacatcttcgaaagcatggacattcatatcttttaggaattctcgggccttatttatcagaaacttggcaagtaaacccttaactccacttcttgttacccaattagtttcaatgtcggactttgtcatgtgtaaagctgcgacAACTTTTCCGGACTTCGGactcttttctaaaccactgaaaggtatttgatcaagggtaggtatcccaagcatcctggagaattcttctaatgtgggtaccaactgataatctgggaaagtgaagcaatgatgtttaggatcgaagaactggaatagaactctcatcatatcttctttgaaaccagtggtaaccaaattgaggagagaaccatgtttcttgaggaactgagcctgatcaggaagttctgacactaaatcctttagttgaggagagattgctacaaaattgattcggatggtcttcctggtgtcataccccgattttggccctgaattTTTTTCCATTTActcatttatttttcttttctcctcatgaccatttcatttggtcacGAGTCTACCCACTGACTGTTTCGTTTAGACTTATCATCACCTGTTATTCCATGAATCTTATGGCCTCGCCACGTTGTCTCGAGATGGAGTGATTATTTTCCCTTGGTCAAGCAAGACATGGGACCTTTGATCATGTGATAAAATCAATTATTGCTTGGATGTAATAACCAGTCCAGCTGCACTGAGAAGCTTACACCTAGAAGCGTATGATGGGTCAAGTTGTGTAAAAGGGTGTGTGGCAATATGTTTTATACATCTTTGAGTTTTTTTTGCTTTGGTTAAGAACAGAGTAAGAGGCTTCGTGACTGCATTTGGGAGATGATCAACTTAATGGAACGGAACATAATGGAGTAAAGTCTCTTGATACTTTTGTTCAATTGGtttttatttagtttaattttaaGATTCAATGTTGTTGTTACCGGCATTGTTGGTGCAAGATCACTTTTGTGTTACAGTAAGTAGAAATCCCAATTTACATTATTTCAATGTCTATTGAATTAATGGCATTGTTGTATGCTATTTAAAGAGAACATATTAAACACTTAACGTTGAAGGTGCGTCTGTTAGGGTGTATTTTAAGGGTTTAGTGAGTGAAGAGACTATGAGAGGTGAGAAGGTTTTGTTGGCTGGGATTGGTGTTGCGGTTTGTGATTTGACTAATAATTGATTTTTGAAGTTTCTAAATCTGTGGTTGGGAATGGAACTAGTAAAATTACTGTGGAGCTTAAGGCTTTGATTCAAGCTTCCAATGCTGTTATTGCTTTGGATTTGACGCGTGTTAGTTATTATGGTGATTACTATCCACTTTTCCAATTTTTAAGTGGAAAATGGCCTGCGAAACAGCCGAAGATTGCTATGCTAGTTAATTAGGTGAATCTGCTCCAAAGAAAATTTGAATACTACAGTCCAAGTTGATGAATGTCAGCACAGGTATTGCTTTTCTTGCATGAAGCAACAtgtggaggtgaagttgcttcatgGAATGGTGCCAAAATGCCCTCACGAGGGATGCAAGAATGAACTTCTAATTGACAGTTGCCGGAAATTCTTGACTTCTAAATTAATTGAAACCATGCAACAACAAAACCGGTAAGTCCAACAATTTACCACGGTACAAAATAACACCAGGACAACTCACAAAACAATCTCAACCAAATCACATTGCTTTTTTAGTCTTTAGAAGCTACAAGTCTTGAACTTGACAATGGTGCATGTGGGTGTGTGAactattcttcttcttcttcacaCTTGCTGGGTTTGCTTTGGATTCAACTCTGCCTTTTTCAGTTTTCATAGAAACCCTGATGGGGAAACATAATTTGACATATTTTGTGTTGTTTAGTTTGGTGATTCTTATGCCTTGTTTATGCCTGCAAGATGTTCTGGATAATGCTACTACttctgtttatgttgttactTTGAAACAAGCTCCAACCTCTCATTCCTATGGTGTTTTGACAAGGTTGAATGATGATAATAATGGTTTCAAAGATAATGGAAGAACTCAATTTCAGAAACCAAGATATGCCCATATTACAAAGACAGATAAGAGATATGGCTCTTATGTTACACGAGTGCACGATTCTTTGTTGAAGAAAGTGTTGAAAGGAGAGAAATATTTGAAACTCTATAGCTACCATTACCTGATTAATGGATTTGCTGTTCTTGTTACCCAACAGCAGGCAGAGAGACTATCAAGCAGCGATGAAGTGTCCAATGTGGTTTTGGATTTTTCTGTTAGAATAGCGACTACACATACTCCACAATTTTTGGGTTTGCCACAAGGAGCATGGTCTCAAAATGGTGGTTTTGATATTGCTGGAGAAGGAGTTGTTATTGGGTTTGTTGACACTAGAATAGATCCATCACACCCTAGTATCGGCGATAATAAATCTCAACATCCATATCCTGTTCCTGCTCATTTTTCTGGTATCTACGAGGTTACTCGAGATTTTCCATCTGGCTCTTGCAATAGAAAACTTGTTGGGGCCCGTCATTTTGCAGCATCTGCTATAACAAGAGGAATATTTAACATGACTAAAGACTACGCTTCTCCCTTTGATGGCGATGGCCATGGCACGCATACTGCATCGGTTGCAGCAGGAAAACATGGGATTCCGGTGATTGTTGTTGGGCATCACTTTGGGAATGCTAGTGGGATGGTTCCTTGTTCGCACATTGCGGTGCACAAGGCGTTATATAAGAGCTTTGGAGGATTCGCTGCAGACGTTGTTGCAGCAATTGACCAGGCAGCTCAAGATGGGGTTGACATAATTAGTTTATCTATCACTCCAAATCAGCATCCTCCCGATGTTGCAACTTTCTTCAATCCTATTGACATGGCATTACTGTCAGCTGTAAAGGCTGGTATTTTTATGGTTCAAGCTGCTGGAAATACCGGGCCATCACCAATGAGCATGTCTTCTTTTAGTCCATGGATCCTTACTGTTGGTGCTGCCTCTCATGACCGGCTTTATAGTAACTCCATAAGTCTTGGAAACAATGTTACCAAACCCCACATCAAACGCATGCCAACTAAAACACCATCCTGCTGTCATGAAACAACGTGCTTCCACGAAGAGCTTTTCCGTTGCAGATGCATACATGCTGCTACAACATTGCTGCCAAGAAATCCAACCAACTTTCCGTCAACACAACATGTTGCATCACCAAGACAACCATGCCAGTGAATGTGCACTTGCAGCATAACAGGACATAACAACCGTCAACATCCATCAAGCGACATTCCATGCCCAAGTGAAACAATTGGAGTAGACCTGCAGAACATATGACACATACTACATCAGAATCACAAAACATTTCACATATTGGCCTGCTACAATAAGGCTGCAATTATCATGCACATCAGATAAGACTATTCTGAAATATATGACTGATGGAATGTTACTGAGAGAATTTCTTGGTGAGCCTGACCTGGCAAGTTATAGTGTTGTGATGGTGGACGAGGCTTATGAAAGAACTCTCTCAACTGATATTTTGTCTGGATTAGTAAAGGATATTTCTCGCTTTCGGCCTGATCTCAAGTTGCTGATATCAAGTGCTACACTTGATGCAGAAAAGTTCAGTGATTACTTTGATTCTGCCCCAATATTCAAGATTCCAGGGAGAAGGTATCCGGTTGAAATACACTTCACAAAAGCCCCAGAAGCTGATTATTTAGATGCAGCCATTGTCACATCACTTCAAATCCATGTTACTTAACCTCCTGGAGATATATTGATATTTCTTACTGGTCAAGAAGAAATTGAAACGGCTGAAGAAATCTTGAAGCACCGAACTAGAGGCTTAGGGACTAAAATTGCCGAATTAATTATATGTCCTATATATGCCAACCTACCAACTGAACTACAAGCAAAGATATTTGAACCAACTCCTGAAGGGGCACGAAAGGTTGTCCTTGCCACCAATATTGCAGAAACATCATTGACGATTGATGGAATAAAGTATGTCATTGATCCAGGATTTGTTGATAAAAAGGAAATAACAGTTTGGTCTTTGAAGTACATAACAGGTGAATGTGGGATATTGCTGCCTCTCGAGTTCAACAGCCACGCAATTTCACCAAGCACAGAGACGATAATTGCAGATGAACCGTCTTAACAAGTTCGTACCTCAGAGTTGACAACTTCGAAACAACCTCTAAACCACCATTCTTTAAGTTATGCCCTCCGAAGCACCATGGACAGCGGTTATCATACCGTGATGGATACCACAACGATTCTCCAGCAGACTCCCAACTGTACCTTGAAGAGCATATGACAGAACTTGGTGATGAGTAAAGCAAATTTGATCAGTACCCTGTTTCTTATGATAAGTGGTCTTCAACAACTCAGCATTAGCAACGTCCTAGAGGCGCACCGAGTCATTCTAACTAGCACTGATTTCACAAAGAAATTTGAGCTGAACACATAACGAATCTTG containing:
- the LOC127080233 gene encoding subtilisin-like protease SBT2.3, which encodes MWVCELFFFFFTLAGFALDSTLPFSVFIETLMGKHNLTYFVLFSLVILMPCLCLQDVLDNATTSVYVVTLKQAPTSHSYGVLTRLNDDNNGFKDNGRTQFQKPRYAHITKTDKRYGSYVTRVHDSLLKKVLKGEKYLKLYSYHYLINGFAVLVTQQQAERLSSSDEVSNVVLDFSVRIATTHTPQFLGLPQGAWSQNGGFDIAGEGVVIGFVDTRIDPSHPSIGDNKSQHPYPVPAHFSGIYEVTRDFPSGSCNRKLVGARHFAASAITRGIFNMTKDYASPFDGDGHGTHTASVAAGKHGIPVIVVGHHFGNASGMVPCSHIAVHKALYKSFGGFAADVVAAIDQAAQDGVDIISLSITPNQHPPDVATFFNPIDMALLSAVKAGIFMVQAAGNTGPSPMSMSSFSPWILTVGAASHDRLYSNSISLGNNVTKPHIKRMPTKTPSCCHETTCFHEELFRCRCIHAATTLLPRNPTNFPSTQHVASPRQPCQ